One window from the genome of Amycolatopsis sp. NBC_01480 encodes:
- a CDS encoding DUF397 domain-containing protein, producing the protein MMSAELTGAQWRKSSRSNGQSNCVEVAFLEDGRVAMRDSKQQGKGPALVFTPDEWDAFAGGMADGEFQRL; encoded by the coding sequence ATGATGAGTGCCGAGTTGACCGGGGCTCAGTGGCGGAAAAGCAGCCGCAGCAACGGTCAGTCTAACTGTGTAGAAGTCGCCTTCCTAGAAGACGGCCGCGTGGCCATGCGTGACAGCAAGCAACAGGGTAAGGGTCCGGCGCTCGTCTTTACTCCGGACGAGTGGGACGCCTTTGCGGGCGGCATGGCTGATGGAGAGTTTCAGCGGCTCTAG
- a CDS encoding Rv3235 family protein → MENFTHYEEGGEARACEAQLETVFRATRDMTLDAQQLRVMPGHRQIIATTPPAESAYACPDLERATPKERRTVALVLGGLVEVLDDRRSLRQLEQHISVPLYNELSKRMRPPGGTQQGYRLHTLHTQKPRPEVIEANGTAANGQSARAVAARFHRLRYGWQCVMMKMIDDRIPTHW, encoded by the coding sequence ATGGAAAACTTCACCCACTACGAAGAAGGAGGCGAGGCACGAGCCTGCGAGGCACAACTGGAAACCGTATTTCGTGCGACCAGAGATATGACACTTGACGCACAACAGCTACGTGTCATGCCCGGCCATCGACAGATCATCGCGACGACCCCGCCGGCCGAATCGGCGTATGCCTGTCCAGACCTTGAACGAGCAACACCAAAGGAACGGCGGACAGTCGCACTGGTATTGGGCGGCCTTGTTGAAGTGCTCGATGACCGCCGTTCGCTACGCCAGCTCGAACAACACATCTCAGTGCCGCTGTACAACGAATTGAGCAAACGGATGCGACCACCGGGTGGCACGCAGCAGGGCTACCGGCTGCACACTCTGCATACACAGAAGCCTCGGCCTGAAGTCATCGAAGCAAATGGGACGGCAGCAAATGGCCAGAGCGCCCGTGCTGTAGCAGCCCGGTTTCATCGCCTCCGGTACGGCTGGCAGTGTGTGATGATGAAGATGATCGATGATCGAATACCGACTCACTGGTAG
- a CDS encoding AAA family ATPase, protein MLFTAIDALSENDDVSSWPFTVSAIRQVAQKGLQFSSPITVIVGANGSGKSTLVEAIAESYGLDVRGGHGARKYGSSLTKGPLGEVLRLKRTTTGQRFTRAHAKGFFLRAETAFGMLSYMTEMGVRGYGERLSTEVSHGESYLQAILGRFDGPGLYLLDEAEGPLSVESTLALMYRLREIAKNPDVQIIYATHSPLISAIPGAQILQMTEDGIAEVAWNELELVGLHRRFLENPRGFFED, encoded by the coding sequence ATGCTATTTACGGCCATTGACGCTCTGAGCGAGAACGACGACGTCAGTTCATGGCCGTTTACGGTGTCCGCTATCCGTCAGGTGGCGCAGAAAGGTCTACAGTTTTCGAGCCCCATTACGGTCATAGTGGGTGCCAACGGTTCCGGCAAGTCGACGCTCGTTGAAGCTATCGCCGAAAGTTACGGGCTAGACGTTCGAGGCGGCCATGGGGCACGGAAGTACGGCAGCAGTCTGACGAAAGGGCCACTCGGAGAAGTACTGCGACTCAAGAGAACAACCACCGGCCAGCGGTTCACTCGTGCCCACGCCAAGGGCTTCTTCTTGCGGGCTGAGACTGCCTTCGGCATGTTGTCGTACATGACTGAGATGGGCGTCAGAGGCTACGGGGAGCGGCTCTCGACTGAAGTGAGTCATGGGGAGTCGTACTTGCAGGCGATACTTGGACGTTTTGATGGTCCGGGGCTCTACTTGCTCGACGAGGCAGAGGGGCCGCTGTCCGTTGAGTCGACCTTGGCTTTGATGTATCGCTTGCGTGAGATTGCAAAGAACCCAGACGTCCAAATTATCTACGCAACACACTCACCGCTCATCTCAGCTATCCCAGGTGCTCAGATTCTGCAAATGACTGAAGACGGCATTGCTGAGGTTGCCTGGAACGAGCTTGAACTGGTGGGCCTCCACCGGAGGTTTCTGGAAAACCCTCGCGGGTTCTTTGAAGACTGA
- a CDS encoding SAV_915 family protein: protein MTTGGEAAGARHALVRLDDAPERLPDLLFVLVTPPEGGQPGGVEVRRTIRQDKAVTVYSAIDLLVGACGAGQPWEQITRDQLIAFCEELKVSTIILDAVLDVVPRYPEVDSRDQPPLEELEPLEEHDSYLYVPSRPVREGQYVVELELQPDPRGRPILLAYTSSELLVHGCGEHQPWVAIHTDDIADVAEESGAYGVLLNPVLADESRHAGPVHNWNSRSIGGN from the coding sequence TTGACCACCGGAGGGGAGGCCGCTGGTGCTCGGCATGCGCTGGTTCGGCTGGACGATGCACCTGAGCGGCTGCCAGATCTGCTGTTTGTGCTGGTAACACCACCCGAGGGTGGTCAGCCTGGCGGGGTCGAGGTGCGGCGGACTATCCGGCAGGACAAGGCCGTCACCGTCTACAGCGCGATTGATCTGCTCGTCGGTGCCTGCGGGGCGGGGCAGCCGTGGGAGCAGATCACCCGCGACCAGCTGATCGCATTCTGCGAGGAGCTGAAGGTCAGCACGATCATCCTGGACGCCGTGCTGGATGTCGTACCTCGTTATCCCGAGGTCGACAGCCGGGATCAGCCACCGCTTGAAGAACTCGAGCCGCTAGAGGAGCACGACAGCTACCTGTATGTGCCCTCGCGGCCGGTGCGCGAAGGTCAGTATGTGGTGGAACTGGAGCTGCAACCCGACCCGAGGGGTCGCCCTATCCTGCTGGCCTACACGTCGTCCGAGCTGCTGGTTCACGGCTGTGGGGAGCACCAGCCATGGGTTGCAATCCACACCGACGATATTGCCGACGTGGCCGAGGAATCCGGTGCCTACGGGGTGCTCCTCAACCCCGTCTTGGCTGACGAATCGCGCCATGCTGGGCCTGTGCACAACTGGAATTCGCGCTCGATCGGAGGGAACTGA
- a CDS encoding helix-turn-helix domain-containing protein: MADGMSGSTVPRRQLGRYLRDARGKARLTVKAAAEALEWSEAKIWRIETGQTSLRSLDVEAMCRIYGVDPDMTEALKGLAKETKTRGWWHAYGDVIPGGFDVYIGLEGAASAFQWYESELVPGLFQTADYARTLIMADNDVDAEEIERRVRLRMERQALLTRVTASPELRVVLNEAILRRPVGGAAIQAGQLNRLVEVAELPNVTLRVAHFTAGLHHGVMSGPFVILRFPMNGDGKETEPPTVYVDGFTGDLYLDKPQEIERYDRAFERIWEASLNEADSKKMFIEVAREFGS; encoded by the coding sequence TTGGCTGACGGAATGTCAGGCTCGACAGTGCCGCGTAGGCAGCTCGGCCGGTACCTGCGCGACGCGCGCGGCAAGGCTCGGCTGACGGTCAAGGCCGCCGCTGAAGCGTTGGAGTGGTCCGAGGCCAAGATCTGGCGGATCGAGACGGGGCAGACCAGTCTCAGGAGCCTGGACGTTGAGGCCATGTGTCGTATCTACGGGGTAGACCCGGACATGACCGAGGCGCTCAAGGGGCTCGCCAAGGAGACCAAGACGCGCGGCTGGTGGCACGCCTACGGCGACGTCATCCCCGGCGGTTTCGACGTCTACATCGGGTTGGAGGGTGCTGCCTCCGCGTTCCAGTGGTACGAGTCCGAGCTGGTGCCGGGGCTGTTCCAGACCGCTGACTACGCGCGGACGCTCATCATGGCGGACAACGACGTAGACGCCGAGGAGATCGAGCGACGAGTTCGGCTGCGCATGGAGCGCCAAGCGCTGCTCACTCGGGTCACGGCCTCCCCTGAGCTGCGGGTTGTCCTGAACGAGGCCATCTTGCGTCGCCCGGTCGGAGGTGCGGCTATCCAGGCCGGCCAGCTGAACCGCCTGGTGGAGGTCGCCGAGTTGCCCAACGTCACGCTGCGGGTAGCGCACTTTACCGCGGGCCTGCACCACGGCGTCATGTCCGGACCGTTCGTCATCTTACGTTTCCCCATGAACGGTGACGGCAAGGAAACCGAGCCACCTACGGTCTACGTGGACGGCTTCACCGGCGACCTGTACCTGGACAAGCCGCAGGAGATCGAGCGCTACGACCGGGCGTTTGAGCGCATCTGGGAGGCCTCGCTAAACGAGGCCGACAGCAAGAAGATGTTCATCGAAGTAGCAAGGGAGTTTGGGTCATGA
- a CDS encoding AfsR/SARP family transcriptional regulator gives MEELKFRILGPLEVVAAGETVPVKAPKQRVLLAMLLLSANSLVSADDLVDLLWDQAPPRGARATLQTYVQRLRRAIGDAERITTMSNGYRISVEPGELDIERFRELYDQARRAREPAEAARVLRECLSCWRGAALADIPSDLLRTVHAPRLEQERLTAMEHLFDAELQLGRHRELIQELQAAAGAAPLRERLHGQLMLALYRSGQQAESFTVYSRIRQVLASELGVDPSVELQKIHEQILAGDPAHAAQVSAGAHAQELVPHQLPTAAPEFVGRDPLVTEIENVLVGSAVAVPVIVLTGLPGVGKTSLAVRVAQGKSCHYPDGQIYVDLRGHAAAPELTPTEVLARFVLALNPAITRLPASQEELVALYRTLLRGRKVLLVLDNAAGPAQVRPLLPNAPGCGVLITSRNELRGLVALQGAVLFHVGVLTSECARSLLALIVGAERVLAEPEAAAELVELCGFLPLAIRIAAANVAGRPDSPLADYVTELRQGNRLTSLRIVGDEEAAVRNAFQLSYVTLDDATARLFRLLGLVAAPNFPADAIAALAGLPGAEVRQMLERLTVANLLVRTSASRYQLHDLLRAFAAEQCADADSGATQTAARERLLTFYLHRTEAAGSLLYPTYVRLPRPEGFARTPSDLFANQDEAVAWMDAECLNVLAAVVDAVDGDLAWLAWLLVETLRPYLVTSGRYREEGLVASAAALRVAVARDNLPAIAAIHCAMGSLSFRHGDNPAALHHFTEALAAYRAAQHTEGQANALIALGALDREVGKVDDGAARVRAGLELAEATTNVPLQRFGWLGLSYAELLRGNLDDAEAAARRTLLLCDLSGERATEGDVRGMLGEILLLRGHCHEAIAEFTKALELLRRGSVGHFEADVLGHLSRAYREVGDPASAARNARLALRIARSSATREDEADALTALAAVHCVQDEFDEARRHYRAALAVSQEIAYRRGEIAALAGHAEVSRLTGDAALAVVQARKAKEHCETSGLRILGMQADIVLARAELDLGAVDRAIGCAESALAAARTFGAQLDQARALQALALAREAAGDPAAARECRDLVEGCLAGTELSRSLADVRGG, from the coding sequence ATGGAAGAGCTGAAGTTTCGCATCCTCGGCCCACTCGAAGTGGTCGCCGCGGGCGAGACCGTGCCGGTCAAGGCGCCGAAGCAGCGCGTTCTGCTGGCCATGTTGCTCCTGTCCGCGAACAGCCTGGTCAGCGCCGACGACCTGGTGGACCTGCTGTGGGACCAGGCGCCGCCGCGGGGGGCGCGGGCGACGTTGCAGACCTATGTGCAGCGATTGCGCCGGGCTATCGGCGACGCTGAGCGCATTACGACGATGTCCAACGGCTACCGCATTTCCGTCGAGCCGGGAGAATTGGACATCGAACGGTTCCGCGAGCTGTACGACCAAGCTCGACGGGCCAGGGAACCAGCCGAAGCGGCTCGGGTTTTGCGGGAATGCCTCTCGTGCTGGCGGGGGGCCGCCCTGGCGGACATCCCGTCGGACCTCCTGCGCACCGTGCACGCTCCTCGTCTGGAGCAAGAGCGGCTCACCGCGATGGAGCACCTGTTCGACGCCGAGCTCCAGCTCGGCCGGCATCGCGAACTGATCCAGGAGCTGCAGGCCGCGGCCGGCGCCGCGCCGCTGCGGGAACGGCTGCACGGCCAGCTCATGCTCGCGCTGTACCGCTCGGGTCAGCAGGCCGAGTCCTTCACGGTCTACAGCCGCATCCGGCAGGTGCTCGCGAGTGAGCTCGGCGTCGATCCCAGCGTGGAGCTCCAGAAAATCCACGAGCAGATCCTCGCGGGCGATCCGGCCCACGCCGCGCAGGTGTCGGCCGGAGCCCACGCCCAGGAGCTGGTTCCGCACCAGCTGCCCACGGCCGCGCCCGAGTTCGTCGGACGCGACCCGCTGGTGACCGAGATCGAGAACGTGCTGGTCGGCTCGGCGGTGGCGGTGCCGGTCATCGTGCTCACCGGGCTGCCCGGCGTCGGCAAGACCTCGCTCGCGGTCCGGGTCGCGCAGGGCAAGAGCTGCCACTACCCGGACGGCCAGATCTACGTCGACCTGCGGGGGCACGCGGCCGCCCCGGAGCTGACCCCGACCGAGGTCCTCGCCCGGTTCGTCCTCGCGCTGAACCCGGCGATCACCAGGCTCCCGGCGAGCCAGGAAGAACTCGTCGCGCTGTACCGCACTCTGCTGCGTGGCCGGAAGGTCCTCCTCGTCCTGGACAACGCGGCCGGCCCGGCGCAGGTGCGGCCCCTGCTCCCGAACGCCCCCGGCTGCGGTGTGCTGATCACCAGCCGGAACGAGCTGCGGGGACTGGTCGCCCTGCAGGGCGCCGTGTTGTTCCACGTGGGCGTGCTCACCAGCGAATGCGCACGCTCCCTGCTGGCCTTGATCGTCGGTGCGGAGCGGGTGCTGGCCGAACCCGAGGCGGCAGCCGAGCTCGTCGAGCTGTGCGGTTTCCTGCCGCTGGCGATCCGGATCGCGGCCGCCAATGTGGCCGGCCGGCCGGACTCGCCGCTGGCCGACTACGTCACGGAGCTGCGGCAGGGCAACCGCCTCACCTCGCTCCGGATCGTGGGCGACGAAGAAGCCGCGGTCCGCAACGCGTTCCAGCTCTCCTACGTCACGTTGGACGACGCCACCGCGCGGCTGTTCCGCCTGCTCGGCCTCGTGGCGGCACCGAACTTCCCGGCCGACGCCATCGCCGCGCTGGCCGGGCTGCCAGGTGCCGAGGTCCGGCAGATGCTCGAACGGCTGACCGTGGCGAACCTGCTCGTGCGGACCAGTGCGTCCCGGTACCAGCTGCACGACCTGCTGCGGGCGTTCGCGGCGGAGCAGTGCGCCGACGCCGACAGCGGAGCCACGCAGACGGCGGCTCGGGAACGGCTGCTCACGTTCTACCTGCACCGCACCGAGGCAGCGGGATCCTTGCTGTACCCGACTTACGTGCGGCTTCCCCGGCCGGAAGGGTTCGCGCGGACACCGTCCGATCTCTTCGCGAACCAGGACGAAGCCGTGGCGTGGATGGACGCCGAGTGCTTGAACGTGCTCGCGGCCGTGGTCGACGCCGTCGACGGTGACCTCGCGTGGCTGGCCTGGCTGCTCGTCGAGACGTTGCGGCCGTATTTGGTGACCAGCGGCCGGTATCGCGAAGAGGGGCTGGTCGCGTCTGCCGCCGCGCTTCGGGTGGCGGTGGCCCGTGACAACCTCCCCGCGATTGCCGCGATCCACTGCGCCATGGGATCGCTGAGCTTCCGGCACGGCGACAACCCGGCCGCCCTGCACCACTTCACGGAGGCGCTCGCCGCGTACCGGGCCGCACAGCACACCGAGGGGCAGGCCAACGCCCTGATCGCATTGGGCGCGCTGGACCGGGAAGTGGGGAAAGTCGACGACGGCGCCGCTCGGGTGCGCGCCGGCCTGGAATTGGCGGAGGCGACCACCAACGTGCCCTTGCAGCGGTTCGGCTGGCTCGGGCTCAGCTACGCCGAGTTGCTGCGCGGGAATCTGGACGACGCCGAAGCCGCCGCCCGCAGGACTCTCCTGCTGTGCGATCTTTCCGGCGAACGGGCCACCGAGGGGGACGTCCGCGGCATGCTCGGCGAGATCCTGCTGCTGCGCGGGCACTGCCACGAGGCGATCGCCGAGTTCACCAAGGCCCTGGAGCTGCTCCGGCGCGGCTCGGTCGGGCACTTCGAAGCCGACGTGCTCGGTCACCTTTCGCGCGCGTACCGGGAAGTCGGCGACCCGGCCTCCGCCGCGCGCAACGCCCGGCTGGCGCTGCGGATCGCCCGCAGCAGCGCGACGCGGGAGGACGAAGCCGACGCGTTGACCGCGCTGGCCGCGGTGCACTGCGTTCAGGACGAGTTCGACGAGGCGCGCCGGCACTACCGCGCGGCACTGGCCGTGTCCCAGGAGATCGCGTACCGCCGCGGGGAGATCGCCGCGCTGGCCGGGCACGCCGAGGTCAGCCGGCTGACCGGCGATGCCGCGCTGGCCGTGGTCCAGGCCCGCAAGGCGAAAGAGCACTGCGAGACCTCGGGGCTGCGGATCCTGGGCATGCAGGCGGACATCGTGCTGGCGCGGGCCGAGCTCGACCTCGGTGCGGTCGACCGCGCGATCGGCTGCGCGGAGTCGGCGCTCGCCGCGGCCCGGACGTTCGGCGCGCAGCTCGATCAGGCACGCGCGCTGCAGGCGCTGGCCCTGGCCCGCGAGGCCGCGGGCGACCCGGCTGCCGCGCGGGA
- a CDS encoding ETEC_3214 domain-containing protein, whose product MSISADLPVIWRHATDVAVPILKNTGSLVAALAIGKLLLDLWRGTFGRRRRWLKLYRQLSLGLQVDYLFELFGKAAYKRVVTVSPGEDTIEYVWPLSTDGYLQAIISSDETVVRYSLTSCSRRFKPKLQMGGPKGTSSTFKVKLGSTRFADLPGEISDVYLVRGASYYEYGENRYVGRPGKYAHWICSYNVMGTGHLEAISIEIPVETDSMRLPPSWYEGLSEADQENVRQSRAKTVVNTVTISDSNGIGPDGGNFGPRYELVERRLA is encoded by the coding sequence ATGAGCATCAGCGCAGATCTGCCCGTCATCTGGCGGCATGCGACAGATGTCGCCGTGCCGATTCTGAAAAACACAGGTTCGTTGGTGGCGGCACTAGCCATTGGCAAACTACTACTCGACCTCTGGCGGGGTACTTTCGGGCGGCGCCGACGCTGGCTGAAGCTCTATCGTCAGTTGAGTCTGGGGCTGCAAGTAGACTACCTCTTTGAGTTATTTGGCAAAGCTGCATATAAACGAGTGGTAACAGTCAGCCCAGGAGAAGACACTATCGAGTATGTGTGGCCACTTTCTACAGATGGATACTTGCAGGCGATTATTTCCAGTGATGAAACGGTGGTTCGCTACTCGCTTACCTCGTGCAGCCGGCGGTTTAAACCAAAGCTTCAGATGGGTGGCCCCAAGGGAACTTCATCTACCTTCAAAGTTAAACTTGGCTCAACAAGGTTCGCCGACCTCCCAGGCGAGATATCCGATGTCTACCTGGTTCGAGGTGCCTCGTACTATGAGTACGGCGAAAATCGCTACGTCGGGCGGCCGGGAAAATATGCGCACTGGATTTGCAGCTACAACGTCATGGGCACGGGCCACCTAGAAGCGATCTCTATCGAAATACCAGTTGAGACCGACAGCATGCGACTACCGCCAAGTTGGTATGAAGGATTAAGTGAGGCCGACCAAGAAAATGTTCGACAGTCCCGAGCCAAAACGGTCGTCAATACAGTTACTATCAGCGATAGCAACGGTATAGGACCGGACGGTGGAAACTTCGGCCCTCGCTACGAACTGGTTGAACGACGGCTGGCGTAG